The following proteins are encoded in a genomic region of Magnolia sinica isolate HGM2019 chromosome 1, MsV1, whole genome shotgun sequence:
- the LOC131230357 gene encoding uncharacterized protein LOC131230357 isoform X1 has translation MASISSITPQRFLHISRPTSGTKPNFEFSSKARIRVNGLSGSSLPSCCKHHNASKSHLFSSKKRTWKIGSTADDLDVIPVQSTDLTDQQNDAVVRIEREEEVKRSNLVGGFSNEGRLSFESGVVVDIPGFSSSSLGPLGAEGEVVDVDRLIDQMINAVIVLAAGTFAITKLITIDRDYWHGWTLYEILRYAPQHNWSAYEEALKANPVLAKMMISGVVYSLGDWIAQCYEGKPLFEYDRARMLRSGLVGFSLHGSLSHYYYRFCEALFPFHDWWVVPAKVLFDQTVWSAVWNSIYFVLLGFLRFESPANIFSELKATFFPMLTAGWKLWPFAHLITYGVIPVEQRLLWVDCVELVWVTILSTYSNEKSEARSSEAPSEMNTESPLIGPEE, from the exons ATGGCGTCTATAAGCAGCATCACACCCCAACGATTCCTCCACATCTCAAGACCCACGTCAGGTACAAAACCCAACTTCGAATTCTCATCAAAGGCTCGAATTCGCGTAAATGGTCTCTCAGGATCCTCTCTCCCAAGCTGCTGTAAACACCACAACGCTTCAAAATCCCATCTTTTCAGCTCTAAAAAGAGAACTTGGAAGATTGGATCCACCGCTGATGATCTCGACGTGATCCCCGTGCAAAGCACTGATTTGACGGATCAACAGAACGATGCCGTGGTCCGCATCGAGAGAGAAGAGGAAGTTAAGAGGTCGAATCTAGTCGGCGGGTTTTCGAACGAGGGCCGGCTCTCGTTCGAAAGCGGAGTAGTCGTGGATATTCCGGGTTTCTCTTCTTCGTCTTTGGGTCCTTTGGGCGCGGAGGGAGAAGTGGTGGATGTTGATCGGTTGATTGATCAGATGATCAATGCGGTGATTGTGCTCGCTGCTGGCACTTTTGCAATCACCAAGTTGATCACCATTGACCGGGATTACTGGCAT GGATGGACACTCTATGAGATACTAAGATATGCACCCCAGCATAATTGGAGTGCTTATGAAGAAGCTCTTAAAGCAAATCCTGTTCTAGCCAAGATGATGATAAGTGGGGTGGTTTACTCACTAGGGGATTGGATCGCACAG TGCTATGAAGGCAAACCACTTTTTGAATACGATCGGGCTCGCATGTTAAGATCTGGCCTTGTTGGGTTTTCTCTTCATGGGTCTCTTTCTCATTATTACTACCGTTTCTGTGAG gctctttttccttttcatgaTTGGTGGGTAGTGCCAGCTAAAGTTTTGTTTGACCAAACTGTGTGGTCAGCTGTTTGGAACAGCATCTACTTTGTTCTTTTGGGCTTCTTGCGTTTTGAATCGCCCGCCAATATCTTTAGCGAACTGAAGGCAACATTTTTTCCCATGCTAACA GCAGGGTGGAAGCTTTGGCCTTTTGCTCACCTGATCACCTATGGTGTAATACCAGTCGAACAAAGGCTTCTTTGGGTCGATTGTGTGGAGCTTGTCTGGGTTACCATCCTCTCAAC TTATTCAAATGAGAAATCAGAGGCAAGGAGTTCAGAGGCGCCATCTGAGATGAACACCGAGTCTCCATTGATTGGCCCTGAG GAATAG
- the LOC131230357 gene encoding uncharacterized protein LOC131230357 isoform X2: MASISSITPQRFLHISRPTSGTKPNFEFSSKARIRVNGLSGSSLPSCCKHHNASKSHLFSSKKRTWKIGSTADDLDVIPVQSTDLTDQQNDAVVRIEREEEVKRSNLVGGFSNEGRLSFESGVVVDIPGFSSSSLGPLGAEGEVVDVDRLIDQMINAVIVLAAGTFAITKLITIDRDYWHGWTLYEILRYAPQHNWSAYEEALKANPVLAKMMISGVVYSLGDWIAQCYEGKPLFEYDRARMLRSGLVGFSLHGSLSHYYYRFCEALFPFHDWWVVPAKVLFDQTVWSAVWNSIYFVLLGFLRFESPANIFSELKATFFPMLTVYWRSACINK; this comes from the exons ATGGCGTCTATAAGCAGCATCACACCCCAACGATTCCTCCACATCTCAAGACCCACGTCAGGTACAAAACCCAACTTCGAATTCTCATCAAAGGCTCGAATTCGCGTAAATGGTCTCTCAGGATCCTCTCTCCCAAGCTGCTGTAAACACCACAACGCTTCAAAATCCCATCTTTTCAGCTCTAAAAAGAGAACTTGGAAGATTGGATCCACCGCTGATGATCTCGACGTGATCCCCGTGCAAAGCACTGATTTGACGGATCAACAGAACGATGCCGTGGTCCGCATCGAGAGAGAAGAGGAAGTTAAGAGGTCGAATCTAGTCGGCGGGTTTTCGAACGAGGGCCGGCTCTCGTTCGAAAGCGGAGTAGTCGTGGATATTCCGGGTTTCTCTTCTTCGTCTTTGGGTCCTTTGGGCGCGGAGGGAGAAGTGGTGGATGTTGATCGGTTGATTGATCAGATGATCAATGCGGTGATTGTGCTCGCTGCTGGCACTTTTGCAATCACCAAGTTGATCACCATTGACCGGGATTACTGGCAT GGATGGACACTCTATGAGATACTAAGATATGCACCCCAGCATAATTGGAGTGCTTATGAAGAAGCTCTTAAAGCAAATCCTGTTCTAGCCAAGATGATGATAAGTGGGGTGGTTTACTCACTAGGGGATTGGATCGCACAG TGCTATGAAGGCAAACCACTTTTTGAATACGATCGGGCTCGCATGTTAAGATCTGGCCTTGTTGGGTTTTCTCTTCATGGGTCTCTTTCTCATTATTACTACCGTTTCTGTGAG gctctttttccttttcatgaTTGGTGGGTAGTGCCAGCTAAAGTTTTGTTTGACCAAACTGTGTGGTCAGCTGTTTGGAACAGCATCTACTTTGTTCTTTTGGGCTTCTTGCGTTTTGAATCGCCCGCCAATATCTTTAGCGAACTGAAGGCAACATTTTTTCCCATGCTAACA GTTTATTGGCGCTCTGCTTGTATCAACAAGTGA
- the LOC131230357 gene encoding uncharacterized protein LOC131230357 isoform X3, with protein sequence MASISSITPQRFLHISRPTSGTKPNFEFSSKARIRVNGLSGSSLPSCCKHHNASKSHLFSSKKRTWKIGSTADDLDVIPVQSTDLTDQQNDAVVRIEREEEVKRSNLVGGFSNEGRLSFESGVVVDIPGFSSSSLGPLGAEGEVVDVDRLIDQMINAVIVLAAGTFAITKLITIDRDYWHGWTLYEILRYAPQHNWSAYEEALKANPVLAKMMISGVVYSLGDWIAQCYEGKPLFEYDRARMLRSGLVGFSLHGSLSHYYYRFCEALFPFHDWWVVPAKVLFDQTVWSAVWNSIYFVLLGFLRFESPANIFSELKATFFPMLTVKSID encoded by the exons ATGGCGTCTATAAGCAGCATCACACCCCAACGATTCCTCCACATCTCAAGACCCACGTCAGGTACAAAACCCAACTTCGAATTCTCATCAAAGGCTCGAATTCGCGTAAATGGTCTCTCAGGATCCTCTCTCCCAAGCTGCTGTAAACACCACAACGCTTCAAAATCCCATCTTTTCAGCTCTAAAAAGAGAACTTGGAAGATTGGATCCACCGCTGATGATCTCGACGTGATCCCCGTGCAAAGCACTGATTTGACGGATCAACAGAACGATGCCGTGGTCCGCATCGAGAGAGAAGAGGAAGTTAAGAGGTCGAATCTAGTCGGCGGGTTTTCGAACGAGGGCCGGCTCTCGTTCGAAAGCGGAGTAGTCGTGGATATTCCGGGTTTCTCTTCTTCGTCTTTGGGTCCTTTGGGCGCGGAGGGAGAAGTGGTGGATGTTGATCGGTTGATTGATCAGATGATCAATGCGGTGATTGTGCTCGCTGCTGGCACTTTTGCAATCACCAAGTTGATCACCATTGACCGGGATTACTGGCAT GGATGGACACTCTATGAGATACTAAGATATGCACCCCAGCATAATTGGAGTGCTTATGAAGAAGCTCTTAAAGCAAATCCTGTTCTAGCCAAGATGATGATAAGTGGGGTGGTTTACTCACTAGGGGATTGGATCGCACAG TGCTATGAAGGCAAACCACTTTTTGAATACGATCGGGCTCGCATGTTAAGATCTGGCCTTGTTGGGTTTTCTCTTCATGGGTCTCTTTCTCATTATTACTACCGTTTCTGTGAG gctctttttccttttcatgaTTGGTGGGTAGTGCCAGCTAAAGTTTTGTTTGACCAAACTGTGTGGTCAGCTGTTTGGAACAGCATCTACTTTGTTCTTTTGGGCTTCTTGCGTTTTGAATCGCCCGCCAATATCTTTAGCGAACTGAAGGCAACATTTTTTCCCATGCTAACA GTCAAATCAATCGATTGA
- the LOC131255783 gene encoding serine carboxypeptidase-like 32 yields MGMMKVLGFLCKMGCLMWAIGLFGVEPVLGVRNGQWSQKRVVGYLESEGDVVTDLPGQPIVGFKHYAGYVTVDEKNGRALFYWFFEAMVHPEEKPLVLWLNGGPGCSSVGYGATQEIGPFIIDSDGGLKFNPYSWNKEANMLFLESPVGVGFSYSNTTSDYSILGDDFTANESYTFLHKWFAKFPSYRKQNFFIAGESYAGKYVPELAELIYDRNKDPSLYIDLKGFLLGNPETSDGHDWQGLVDYAWSHAVVSDETHQIIKRSCDFHSNNTWDNEDCTNAVDEVLNQYKHIDIYSLYTSVCTRNSTSSDDEGMQIMYRSSSKMMPRVMGGYDPCLDNYAKVFYNKPEVQKALHVSDGHLLKNWSICNNEIFEGWKDSKASVLPIYKKLIAAGLRIWVYSGDTDGRVPVLSTRYSLSELGLPITRSWRYWYHQQQVGGWLQEYDGLTFATFRGAGHAVPIFKPSESLAFFTSFLAGLIPPLER; encoded by the exons ATGGGTATGATGAAGGTTTTGGGTTTCCTATGTAAGATGGGATGCTTGATGTGGGCCATTGGACTCTTTGGGGTGGAGCCTGTCTTGGGTGTGAGGAATGGGCAGTGGTCACAGAAGAGGGTGGTGGGCTACTTGGAGAGTGAAGGGGATGTTGTGACTGACTTGCCTGGTCAGCCTATCGTGGGTTTCAAGCACTATGCGGGATACGTGACGGTGGACGAGAAGAACGGTCGAGCACTCTTTTACTGGTTCTTCGAGGCGATGGTACACCCCGAGGAGAAACCTCTGGTACTATGGCTCAACGGAG GTCCTGGTTGTTCTTCAGTGGGCTATGGAGCAACACAAGAGATTGGTCCTTTCATCATTGATTCAGATGGAGGGCTTAAATTCAATCCTTACTCATGGAACAAAG AGGCCAACATGTTGTTCCTGGAGTCTCCCGTGGGAGTGGGCTTTTCCTACTCAAACACAACAAGCGATTACAGTATTCTTGGAGATGACTTCACAG CGAACGAGTCATACACTTTCCTGCACAAGTGGTTCGCTAAGTTCCCGTCATACAGGAAGCAAAATTTCTTTATTGCTGGCGAGAGCTACGCTG GAAAATATGTTCCAGAGCTAGCTGAGCTTATATATGACAGAAACAAGGACCCCTCCCTATACATCGATCTCAAGGGTTTCTTG TTGGGCAATCCGGAAACATCGGATGGTCATGACTGGCAAGGTCTGGTGGACTATGCATGGAGCCATGCTGTTGTGTCGGACGAAACTCACCAAATCATAAAAAGATCGTGCGACTTCCACAGCAACAATACATGGGACAATGAGGATTGCACTAACGCCGTGGATGAGGTCCTTAATCAGTATAAACATATTGATATCTATAGCCTCTATACATCAGTGTGCACACGCAATTCAACCAGTTCGGATGATGAAGGAATGCAAATAATGTACAGGTCCTCATCTAAGATG ATGCCAAGGGTCATGGGCGGTTATGATCCGTGCCTCGACAACTATGCGAAAGTTTTCTACAACAAACCTGAGGTTCAGAAGGCCCTCCATGTTTCTGATGGCCACCTCCTAAAGAACTGGAGCATCTGCAA CAATGAAATTTTTGAAGGATGGAAAGATTCCAAGGCTTCGGTTCTTCCCATATACAAGAAGCTTATTGCAGCTGGGCTTAGAATATGGGTCTACAG TGGGGATACAGACGGGAGAGTTCCAGTCTTGTCTACTAGATATAGTTTGAGTGAGTTGGGACTTCCTATAACTCGCTCATGGAGGTACTGGTATCACCAGCAACAG GTAGGTGGATGGTTACAGGAGTATGATGGGCTCACTTTTGCAACATTTAGAGGAGCTGGCCATGCCGTCCCTATTTTTAAACCAAGCGAGTCTTTGGCTTTCTTTACGTCTTTTCTCGCCGGGCTTATTCCACCGTTGGAACGATGA